CAATCCAGTAGGCAAACAGCGTAATGATTGTAGGCACATTAACGTCGGATATGCCCCGTAAAATACCCACGCCAACCACCTGCACGCCGTCGGATAACTGGAAAAAACCGCCCATGATCACCAGCGAAGCCGCCACGGTAGCCACCTCGGCATTGTCCCGAATGTACAGGCTGACCAGCCAGTCGTTGGCCGTCAGGAAAATCAGGGCGGTAAAGCCCATAAAAGCCGTTACCAGCCACAAAGCCGACACCCCCGCCCGGCGAACCGCCGTCTGGCTGGACCGGCCCAGGGCGCTACCGACCCGGATGGCCCCCGCCGACGAAATACCGGTGGCCATCATGTAGGTCGTTGAAGCCATGTTGATGGCAATCTGATGGGCCGCCAGTTGGTTGGAACCCAGCCAGCCTGCCATCATGGCCGCCAGTGAAAATGTGGCCGCTTCAAAGAAATACGTAAAACCCCCGGGCAGGCCCAGGCGCAGAATTTTTCGAATATAATCCGCCATCCGAAACGCACCAAAGGTGGGCTGAAAATACCGTTGAAACAGGTCGGACCGCCGGACGTAAAGAATGATGGCAACCGCCATGTAAACGCGCGATAATAAGGTTGCCACCGCCGAACCGTAAACGCCCCATGCTGGAAACGGCCCAACACCCGTAATGAGCAGGTAATTAAACACCGCATTCAGCACCAGCGCCGACAGGGTTATGGACATGGCGACCCGCGGCTGAGCCAACCCATCGCACAACTGCCGGGCGGCAATGAAGAGAAAAAGCGGAATGTTCGACACGCTGAGAATCAGCATGAAGTTCCGGCCGATTTCTGTTACCTCCGGTGTTTGCTCGAAAACCTCAAAATGATAGGCAAATACCATTCCGATAATTCCCAGAACTACCCCCAGCAGGAGAGCCACCTGCAAACCGGCCCGAAATAAGCGATTAATCTCGGCCGTGTCGCCACGCCCGTTGGCCTGGGAAACCAGGGCTGCAACGACCGACAAACCGCCCACGCCGATGCTCGACACCAGAAAAGTCAGCGACACCGACAACCCCGCCCCGGCCAGAGGAACCGCGCCCAAGAGCCGCCCAACGAACAAATTGTCGGTCACGCCCATCAACACCACACCCAGTTGCGCAATCACAATCGGAATGCTAAGCCGGAGGGTATCCGCCAACTCTGGTTTATAAATCTGGTACCACTGCTTCATACTTTTTCAACAGCAATGTCCTGTTCCCTGTTCCGGTCTAGAAAGGATTAATATTGTACAAGACTTTTTCTTACTTTTGTCTCAACACACTTTAAAGATGCCCCAAGCGATTGAAAGAGTACGGCAGCAATATCCAAAAATTAGTCGAATATCTACAGACTATTGAAGACCGCGAGAAGCGCACCCGCTACGCGCACATCTTGGTGGAACTGATGCGGCAAATCCATCCCAACATGCGGGATAATCAGGACTACTATAATAAATTGTGGGATGACCTCTACATCATTTCGGATTTTAAACTGGATGTAGACAGCCCCTACCCGCCCCCGACCGCCGAGGTGCTGGGTAAAAAACCGCAGCCCGTTCCGTATAACACGCACGGTTTGCGTTACAAGCACTACGGCCAGAACATTAATCTGCTGATTGCCAAAGCCATTTCGCTGGAAGATTCGGAAGAGCGGCTGGCATTTGTGTCGTACATGGCCCGGCTGATGAAAACGTTTTACTCGACCTGGAATAAAGAAGCCGTTGAAGACGAAACGATCCTGACCAACCTGGACGAGATGTCGAACGGCAAGCTCCACGACGACATTCAGTCCATTCGAACCAACGGTTTTGTTGACGCTACTCCGCGCGAACGGACGGGCGATCAACCACCCCGGCGTAATCCCAGCGGCCCGTCCTACGGTCGCAACGAAGGTTCGGGGCAATCGTACAGCCGAAACGAAACGTCCGGCAATCGCCAGAATAACAATTACTACCAGAATCAGGGGCGTGGGCACCGCGATGGCGGCAACAACAACCGTGACAATCGCAACGACGGTCACCGCAACGACCGCTTCCGGGGAAATAATCCCAATAATCGCAACAAAAGACGTTAACAGAGTAAAGAATTAAGCGTTAAGAGTTGGTTAACACATGAGTTGGCCAACTCTAACTCTTCATTCTTTATTCTTAATTATTAACTCCCCATATGGCATCATTCCGCATTGCCGGTGATCAACATTTAAAGGGCGAAATCAATCCACAAGGCGCTAAAAATGAAGCCCTTCAGATTCTATGTGCGGTTTTGTTAACCGCCGAGCCGGTCACCATTCACAATATTCCCAACATCCGCGACGTCAACAAACTCATTGAACTGCTGGGCGATCTGGGCGTTAAAGTCGAACGACTGTCTGATTCGTCGTGCCGTTTCCAGGCCGACCAGGTAGATATCTCCGTCTTGGACACGGCCGCTTACCGAGAAAAAGCCTCCGCCCTGCGCGGCTCGGTGATGCTGCTGGGACCAATGCTGGCCCGCTTCAAAACCGGCCGGATTCCGCGGCCCGGGGGCGACAAGATTGGCCGTCGGCGACTGGATACGCACTTTCTGGGTTTCGAAAAACTCGGTGCGAAATTCAACTTTGATTCCGAAGAAAGTGGCATGTACAACGTTGATGCCAGCCACCTGCAGGGCACGTATATGCTACTGGATGAAGCTTCGGTGACGGGCACAGCAAACGTAGTGATGGCCGCCGTGATGGCCGAAGGCAAAACGACCATTTACAATGCCGCCTGCGAACCATACCTGCAACAGCTTTGCTCGATGCTGAACCGCATGGGTGCTAAAATCAGCGGCATTGCGTCGAACCTGCTCACGATCGAAGGCGTCGAGAAACTCGGAGGTACCGAGCATACCATGCTGCCCGACATGATCGAGATTGGTTCGTTTATTGGTCTGGCGGCTATGACGCAGTCGGAAATTACAATCAAGAACTGCCAGATTCCGCAGTTGGGCATCATTCCGGAGGTTTTCAAGCGGCTGGGCATCAAAATGGAATTCCGGGGAGACGACATTTATGTACCGGCTCAGGAACACTACCAGATCGAAAGTTTTCTGGATGGCGGTATGATGACGGTTTCGGACGCTCCCTGGCCCGGTTTTACCCCCGACTTACTGAGCATTGTGCTGGTAACGGCTATTCAGGCACAGGGTACGCTGTTGGTTCACCAGAAGATGTTTGAAAGCCGGTTGTTCTTCGTCGATAAGCTGATTGAGATGGGCGCGCAAATGATTCTCTGCGATCCCCACCGGGCTACGGTTATCGGGCTGAACCGCCAGCAACAACTGAAGGGCATTCGTATGTCGTCACCCGATATTCGCGCCGGAGTTGCCCTGCTCATTGCGGCTCTCTCGGCCAAAGGCGATAGCATCATTGATAACATTGAGCAGATTGACCGGGGTTATCAGAATATTGATGGCCGGCTGAACGCCATTGGCGCAGTCATTGAGCGGCTCTAACGCCTGAAAATGAAAACAAAAAAGCCGTTCGCTGCGCGAACGGCTTTTTTGTTTGTCGCGATATCAGACAAAACCTGATGCCGCAACCAAGAAACATTTTAACCTATTGCGCCGGCTTCATGTGATGAGCGCACTTTTTTTTTTGATGAGCGGTAGGTATTTTTTGTCAAAACGGCCGTTATGGTTCTAGATAGGATGCGCGGCAGATCCTCTCGATCGTTTTCTTCGTTTTATTTCTAAACAACAAGACAATGAACCTCACCAGTGAACTCTACCAGCGGCTGAGCGCCCGCCGGAATGCCCTCTTAGTGCACTACAGCCACAATAACTCCTTGAAAGCCAACGATCCCACCACGTACCGAAAATACCAGAGTGAACTTCGGGATTTAAATCGAAAACTGCGTCTGATCCGGGGTCAGCTCGACGATAATCCGATTCTGTAACCCATCCTTTCTTCTTTGTTGGTTTATGCCGCTCCGATCCTCCCCTGCTCAACCGCAGGTCGGTATACGCCATTACCAGATTGGTTAATACTAAGAGTAGGAATTCTTCGGTTTGGGTGACGAACTTTTCATCGTTTCCGGTTCGGAATCGGGCGTATCCAGATGCAGGAAAAACGTCCGGTGGCAGCGTCGGCAACGGAAATATTTCAGAGGAAGATAGTCATAAAGCCGACGAATGTACAGCGGCCGACTCGCCCGCTCCAGGTGCATGGATGTCCGACAATGTGTACAGGTACACCGTTTCTGCACAGTTAACATGATGATTAGCAGGCCAAGAATGTACAAGCCCACTAATCCTACTAGTGTGTAAAGTAAAAAACTCATCAATAGGTAGACAGTGTTAGATAGTTGATGGATAGGAAGTCAACAAATATACGATTTCGATTGTGCTTTAGTTTCCCTGATTATCCATTAATTTCTTCCTTTCTTACAAGCAAATTTAAAATTAACTTAACATTGATCTTGGCCATGTCTGATTAATTTATTCTGTGAGCATCGCTGAACCTGTGGACCAGCGAAAATTTTCATAGCATCCACGCTCCTGCTCGTATCTTTGCCAGATATTGATGAAGGATTACAATGGCAAAATCGCCCAAATATTACGTTGTCTGGAAAGGACGCCAGAAAGGAGTTTACGATACGTGGGAAGCCTGCCAGGAGCAGATTCAGAACTTTCCGGGTGCTCTCTACAAATCGTTTGAAAGCCGCACGGTGGCCGAAAAAGCGCTGGGCGAAAAGCCGCATATTCACTTACAGGGCAAAGGCCCCGGGGCTGCGGGGTCGGAAAAAAAATTATTCATTGGCTCGCCCGTCCGCGACAGCATTGCCGTTGATGCGGCCTGGAATACGGCCACCGGCGACATGGAATACCAGGGCGTTCACACCACGACCAAACAGCTTTTATTCTGCCAGGGGCCTTTCGCCGACGGAACCAACAACATCGGCGAATTTCTGGCCATTGTTCACGCTCTGGCCTGGCTCAAACAGCGCAACAGCGATCTGCCCATTTATTCGGATTCCCGCACCGCCATCAGCTGGGTGTCAAAAAAGAAAGCCAACACCAAGCTGGAAGAGACGCCCCGCAACGCCCAGTTGTTCCAAATGATCGACCGGGCCGAAACCTGGCTGCAAACCAATACGTATTTCAACAAAATCCTGAAATGGGAAACCGAACACTGGGGCGAAAACCCGGCAGACTTCGGACGTAAGTAAGAGTTACCAGTTGAAGAATTAAATTGTTAACTAACTCCCCAGTCATTATTCTCAACACATTGTGTTTCGTTTCAAGCAATTTACGATTCAGCAGGACCGGACAGCTATGAAAGTGTGCACGGACTCGTGCATTCTGGGGGCCTACGCCGATGTTAGCGCGGGCAACCGGCTGCTGGACGTTGGAACCGGAACGGGTTTGCTGGCGCTTATGGTCGCCCAACGCAATCCGCTGGCTCAAATTGATGCCGTGGAAGTGGATGATGCGGCTTTTGAACAAGCGACCGAGAATGTTCAGGCCAGTCCGTTTGCGGAACGGGTGCGGGTGATGCACACGCGGGTTCAATCCCTTTCGGCACAACAATACGACCGGATTATTTCCAACCCGCCTTTCTACACCAATCACCTGCGCTCACCCGACTCGGCCGTTAGCCGGGCGCTCCACAACGACGAACTGCCCTTTGACGAGCTGATTGCCAGTGTGGTGCGGTTATTAAAACCGGATGGACAGTTCTGGGTTTTGCTGCCCCCGTTTGAAATGGAAAGGTTGATGCTGCTGGCTCAGGGCGCGGGGCTGCACCCGTTCCGGCACCTGGCGATCCGGCATCACGACCGCAAACCGGTATTCCGGACCGTTACAGGCTTCTCTCTGACCCGTTCCTCGGCCCCTGAAACGGATGAACTTTCCATTTTCGAGCTTGACGGACGGGCGTACACGCAGTCATTCCATCAGTTATTGCAACCTTTTTATCTGAATTTCTAAAAACCTTACGACCTTTGCGTTACCCTTTGTGCGCCCAACGGTTTATACGCCACAAAGTCTGTCTCTAGAGGAGGCTATTTACATGACTGATAAACTTCAACTTTCCGTCGTCATTCCGCTTTACAACGAAGACGAGTCATTACCCGAATTGCACGACTGGATTGTGCGCGTGGTGACGGAACAGCGTTATACGTACGAAATTCTGTTTATTGATGACGGCAGCACCGATCGGTCCTGGGAGGTGATCACCCGGCTTTCCGAGCGCAACCCACACGTTCGGGGGGTGCGGTTTACGCGGAATTACGGCAAAACGGCGGCTTTGCAAACCGGCTTTCAGGCTGCCCGGGGGCAGGTTGTCATTACACTGGACGCCGATTTGCAGGATAATCCCGACGAAATTCCGGCACTGTACCGCATGATTACCGCTGATGGTTACGACCTGGTTTCGGGCTGGAAGCAGAAGCGTTATGACCCGCTGTCGAAAACCATCCCGACCAAGTTTTTCAATGCCGTATCGCGCTGGGTGTCGGGGGTTCAGCTGCACGATTTCAATTCGGGCATCAAAGCCTACCGCCTGCCGGTGGTTAAATCCATGAATCTGTACGGCGAGATGCACCGGAATCTGCCGATTGTGGCCAAGTGGAACGGTTTTACAAAAATTGGTGAGAAAGTCGTGAAGCACCAGGCCCGCAAATACGGCAGCACCAAATTTGGGCTCGACCGGTTTATCAACGGCTTTCTGGATTTGCTTGTGATTGCCTTCGTTCAGAAGTTCAGTCGGCGGCCGATGCATTTTTTCGGCACCTTCGGAACGCTTTCGTTTTTTATCGGATCGCTGATTACCGTCTACCTCATTGGTGAGAAGCTGTACAACATCGCCAACCAGCAACGGTACCGCAATGTGACCGATAACCCGCTGTTTTTTCTGGCTTTAGTCGCCATTATTCTGGGCGTTCAGCTATTTTTGGCCGGATTTTTGGGCGAGATGCTCGTCAGACAATCCACTCATAAAACCGGAGATTACCTGATTGCCGAAAGGGCTGGATTTTGAAACTCAACAGATTATAGCGTTTAGCAACCACCTCGAAATCTTATCGTTAAAACCATCAACCCATTTTTAACCCTTTATTCTAGACAATTATTAACCATACAATTATTAACCATTGTTAACCATACAACCGCCTAGCGATTTACCCGAATTAAGTATGAACAACCAGTTTAAAGCCCATCCCTGGCACGGAATTCCCATTGGTGAGCAAGCGCCGAAGCAAGTAACCGCTTTCATTGAAATTGTACCGACTGATACCGTTAAATACGAGGTTGACAAGGATACGGGCTACCTGAAAATTGACCGGCCCCAGAAATACTCCAACATTGTTCCGGCACTCTACGGTTTTATTCCGATGACGTACTGCGACGAGCAGGTGGCTTCATTGGCCCGCGAACGGTCTGGCCGTGAAATCGAAAAAGGCGATGGTGACCCCATCGACATCTGCGTACTGAGCGAACACGCCATTACGCACGGAAACATCATTCTGCAGGCCATCCCCATCGGTGGGTTCCGGCTGCTCGACAAAGGCGAAGCCGACGACAAGATCATTGCCATTCTGAAAGGCGACGGGATGTACCAGGCCTACGACGATTTGAGCCAGCTCCCGGAAAGCGTGGTGCAACGTTTGAAGCACTACTTCCTGACCTACAAGAACTTGCCCGGCGAGCCCATGACCTGCGAGATCGTTAACGTTTACGGCAAGGAAGAAGCCCACGATGTCATCCGGCGGTCGGTTGAAGACTACTGGCTGCTGATGCGGAATCTGGCCAAGCAGAGCAAATAAGGAGAAACCGCCGAACCAGAAGAAAGGTAGCAAAGGGTGGTCCGGATGGGTACCATTCCTCCCTTCCGCCCCTGGTTCCATTCCTCCTTAAATACTCACACTCAACACAAATTTGGGAGACGGGGAGCCGTCTCCTTTTT
This Larkinella insperata DNA region includes the following protein-coding sequences:
- a CDS encoding DUF4290 domain-containing protein: MKEYGSNIQKLVEYLQTIEDREKRTRYAHILVELMRQIHPNMRDNQDYYNKLWDDLYIISDFKLDVDSPYPPPTAEVLGKKPQPVPYNTHGLRYKHYGQNINLLIAKAISLEDSEERLAFVSYMARLMKTFYSTWNKEAVEDETILTNLDEMSNGKLHDDIQSIRTNGFVDATPRERTGDQPPRRNPSGPSYGRNEGSGQSYSRNETSGNRQNNNYYQNQGRGHRDGGNNNRDNRNDGHRNDRFRGNNPNNRNKRR
- the murA gene encoding UDP-N-acetylglucosamine 1-carboxyvinyltransferase: MASFRIAGDQHLKGEINPQGAKNEALQILCAVLLTAEPVTIHNIPNIRDVNKLIELLGDLGVKVERLSDSSCRFQADQVDISVLDTAAYREKASALRGSVMLLGPMLARFKTGRIPRPGGDKIGRRRLDTHFLGFEKLGAKFNFDSEESGMYNVDASHLQGTYMLLDEASVTGTANVVMAAVMAEGKTTIYNAACEPYLQQLCSMLNRMGAKISGIASNLLTIEGVEKLGGTEHTMLPDMIEIGSFIGLAAMTQSEITIKNCQIPQLGIIPEVFKRLGIKMEFRGDDIYVPAQEHYQIESFLDGGMMTVSDAPWPGFTPDLLSIVLVTAIQAQGTLLVHQKMFESRLFFVDKLIEMGAQMILCDPHRATVIGLNRQQQLKGIRMSSPDIRAGVALLIAALSAKGDSIIDNIEQIDRGYQNIDGRLNAIGAVIERL
- a CDS encoding glycosyltransferase family 2 protein, whose amino-acid sequence is MTDKLQLSVVIPLYNEDESLPELHDWIVRVVTEQRYTYEILFIDDGSTDRSWEVITRLSERNPHVRGVRFTRNYGKTAALQTGFQAARGQVVITLDADLQDNPDEIPALYRMITADGYDLVSGWKQKRYDPLSKTIPTKFFNAVSRWVSGVQLHDFNSGIKAYRLPVVKSMNLYGEMHRNLPIVAKWNGFTKIGEKVVKHQARKYGSTKFGLDRFINGFLDLLVIAFVQKFSRRPMHFFGTFGTLSFFIGSLITVYLIGEKLYNIANQQRYRNVTDNPLFFLALVAIILGVQLFLAGFLGEMLVRQSTHKTGDYLIAERAGF
- a CDS encoding MATE family efflux transporter, which encodes MKQWYQIYKPELADTLRLSIPIVIAQLGVVLMGVTDNLFVGRLLGAVPLAGAGLSVSLTFLVSSIGVGGLSVVAALVSQANGRGDTAEINRLFRAGLQVALLLGVVLGIIGMVFAYHFEVFEQTPEVTEIGRNFMLILSVSNIPLFLFIAARQLCDGLAQPRVAMSITLSALVLNAVFNYLLITGVGPFPAWGVYGSAVATLLSRVYMAVAIILYVRRSDLFQRYFQPTFGAFRMADYIRKILRLGLPGGFTYFFEAATFSLAAMMAGWLGSNQLAAHQIAINMASTTYMMATGISSAGAIRVGSALGRSSQTAVRRAGVSALWLVTAFMGFTALIFLTANDWLVSLYIRDNAEVATVAASLVIMGGFFQLSDGVQVVGVGILRGISDVNVPTIITLFAYWIVGLPLSYVLGFWMNLNAAGIWVGLLAGLTMAAILLPVRFFRLIGRMKIETSEKPLYN
- a CDS encoding ribonuclease H family protein codes for the protein MAKSPKYYVVWKGRQKGVYDTWEACQEQIQNFPGALYKSFESRTVAEKALGEKPHIHLQGKGPGAAGSEKKLFIGSPVRDSIAVDAAWNTATGDMEYQGVHTTTKQLLFCQGPFADGTNNIGEFLAIVHALAWLKQRNSDLPIYSDSRTAISWVSKKKANTKLEETPRNAQLFQMIDRAETWLQTNTYFNKILKWETEHWGENPADFGRK
- a CDS encoding inorganic pyrophosphatase, with the translated sequence MNNQFKAHPWHGIPIGEQAPKQVTAFIEIVPTDTVKYEVDKDTGYLKIDRPQKYSNIVPALYGFIPMTYCDEQVASLARERSGREIEKGDGDPIDICVLSEHAITHGNIILQAIPIGGFRLLDKGEADDKIIAILKGDGMYQAYDDLSQLPESVVQRLKHYFLTYKNLPGEPMTCEIVNVYGKEEAHDVIRRSVEDYWLLMRNLAKQSK